In Apus apus isolate bApuApu2 chromosome 25, bApuApu2.pri.cur, whole genome shotgun sequence, the following proteins share a genomic window:
- the HOXB5 gene encoding homeobox protein Hox-B5, with protein MSSYFVNSFSGRYPNGPDYQLLNYGTSSSMNGSYRDSSTMHSSSYGYNYNGMDLSINRSASSSHFGAVGESSRGFPSPAQESRFRQASSCSLSSPDSLPCSNSESHGGKPAPSPSDQATSASTTNTNFTELDETSASSGADEGTPISSSIPRAQAEPIATSTAATEGQAPQIFPWMRKLHISHDMTGPDGKRARTAYTRYQTLELEKEFHFNRYLTRRRRIEIAHALCLSERQIKIWFQNRRMKWKKDNKLKSMSLASAGSAFQP; from the exons ATGAGCTCTTACTTTGTAAACTCGTTCTCAGGGCGCTACCCAAATGGCCCCGACTATCAGTTACTAAATTATGGGACCAGCAGTTCCATGAACGGTTCTTACAGAGATTCAAGCACCATGCATTCCAGCTCTTATGGCTACAACTACAATGGGATGGACCTTAGCATCAACCGCTCAGCCTCCTCTAGTCACTTTGGGGCTGTGGGGGAGAGCTCCCGCGGtttcccttctccagctcaggAGAGCAGGTTTAGACAGGCGTCTAGCTGCTCCTTATCTTCTCCCgactcccttccctgctccaacAGCGAGAGCCATGGAGGCAAACCCGCCCCGTCCCCCTCCGACCAAGCTACTTCTGCCAGCACCACCAACACAAATTTCACAGAACTAGACGAGACCAGCGCGTCCTCGGGAGCCGACGAGGGCACTCCAataagcagcagcatcccccgAGCGCAGGCAGAGCCCATCGCAACCTCCACCGCAGCAACAGAAGGGCAGGCACCTCAGATATTCCCTTGGATGAGGAAACTTCACATTAGCCATG ACATGACTGGACCAGACGGGAAGAGGGCGAGGACAGCGTACACTCGCTACCAGACCCTGGAGTTGGAAAAGGAATTCCACTTCAATAGATATCTCACCCGCAGGAGGAGAATAGAGATCGCTCACGCTCTCTGCCTCTCCGAGCGCCAGATCAAAATCTGGTTCCAGAACAGGAGGATGAAATGGAAGAAGGATAATAAACTGAAAAGCATGAGCTTAGCCTCGGCGGGCAGCGCCTTTCAGCCATAA